The following are encoded together in the Petrotoga sp. 9PWA.NaAc.5.4 genome:
- a CDS encoding GH1 family beta-glucosidase: MLKKVFPKDFIWGAATASYQIEGSPLADGAGTSIWHRFSHTSGNILNGDTGDIADDHYNRYKEDISIMKHLGLKAYRFSISWPRIFPYGKGKINEKGLDFYNRLVDVLLDAEIIPFVTLYHWDLPAALQDLGGWMNRDIACWYADYADYMFQRLGDRVKNWITLNEPWVMAFIGHFTGEHAPGMKDIYGAFSVVHNQLRAHSKAVKSFKEENIKNGKIGITLSNSSHDPATDSEEDKRAAQLAHEWTNYPLFLNPIFKGDYPTLLKEKVYEYLPNNYQKDMQDIKEEIDFVGINYYSGDLIKADSNSFLGGKNVERGLPKTEMGWEIYPEGFYKILKGVQDEYNPKEVYVTENGAAFNDKVEEEQVHDESRIEYLKKHFEKAHKAIEDGVKLKGYFVWSLLDNFEWAWGYSKRFGIVYVDYKTQKRIIKDSGKWYSNFIKNNEL, from the coding sequence ATGCTAAAAAAAGTTTTTCCAAAAGATTTCATATGGGGCGCAGCAACGGCATCTTATCAAATAGAAGGATCTCCTTTAGCAGATGGAGCAGGAACCTCTATTTGGCATAGGTTTTCTCATACATCCGGAAATATTTTAAATGGAGATACGGGAGATATAGCTGATGACCATTATAATAGGTACAAAGAAGATATTTCAATTATGAAACATTTAGGGTTGAAAGCTTACAGATTTTCGATATCATGGCCACGTATTTTCCCCTACGGTAAAGGTAAAATAAACGAAAAAGGATTAGATTTTTATAATAGATTAGTGGATGTACTACTTGATGCAGAAATCATACCTTTTGTTACACTTTATCATTGGGACTTACCCGCAGCTTTACAGGATTTAGGAGGTTGGATGAATAGAGACATAGCATGTTGGTACGCTGATTATGCAGATTATATGTTTCAAAGATTAGGAGATAGAGTGAAAAATTGGATTACTTTAAATGAACCTTGGGTAATGGCATTTATTGGTCATTTTACAGGTGAACATGCTCCCGGAATGAAAGATATTTATGGAGCTTTTTCAGTTGTTCATAACCAATTAAGAGCCCATTCTAAGGCAGTTAAATCATTTAAAGAGGAGAATATAAAAAATGGAAAAATTGGAATCACTCTATCTAATTCTTCTCATGATCCTGCCACTGATTCCGAAGAAGACAAAAGAGCTGCCCAATTAGCGCATGAATGGACTAATTATCCTTTATTTTTAAACCCTATATTTAAAGGTGATTATCCAACATTGCTAAAAGAAAAAGTTTATGAATATTTACCAAACAATTATCAAAAAGATATGCAAGATATTAAAGAAGAAATTGATTTTGTTGGGATAAATTATTACTCTGGCGATCTTATTAAGGCTGATTCTAATTCTTTCTTGGGTGGAAAAAACGTTGAAAGAGGTCTTCCTAAAACAGAAATGGGTTGGGAAATATATCCAGAAGGTTTTTATAAAATACTAAAAGGTGTTCAAGACGAATACAATCCAAAAGAAGTCTATGTAACTGAAAATGGAGCTGCTTTCAATGATAAAGTTGAGGAAGAACAAGTTCACGATGAAAGTAGAATTGAGTATTTGAAAAAACACTTTGAAAAAGCTCATAAAGCCATTGAAGACGGGGTAAAGTTAAAAGGCTATTTTGTATGGTCATTATTAGATAATTTTGAATGGGCATGGGGATATTCTAAAAGGTTTGGAATAGTGTATGTTGATTATAAAACCCAAAAAAGAATCATTAAAGATAGCGGTAAATGGTACTCTAATTTTATTAAAAATAATGAATTATAA
- a CDS encoding glycoside hydrolase family 3 C-terminal domain-containing protein, translating into MERDIKSLISQMTLEEKASLCSGLDNWHTKPIERLGIPSIRMSDGPHGLRKEDENSEEEILKNSIPSTCFPTAATTACSWDRELIKQLGKALAEECQAEEVDIILGPAINIKRSPLCGRNFEYFSEDPYLSGQLATAYIQAVQSLGVGTSLKHYAANNQEHRRFTIDEIIDERTLREIYLTNFEGPVKEGNPWTVMCSYNRINGTLASENRYTLTDILRNEWGFEGFVVSDWGAVNERVEAIKAGLDLEMPSSYGIGDKKIVEAVKRGELDEKILDQTVERLLKIIFKAIENRKENATYNKEEHHKLARKIATESIVLLKNQDNILPLKKEGTIAIIGGFAKNPRYQGGGSSHVNPTKLDNALEEIEKIVQGKANVLYEEGYSLETDEMNQELIEKAKETAKKSDVAIIFAGLPERYESEGYDRTHMKMPENHNKLIEEVTKVQPNTIVVLSNGSPVEMPWVDKVKGIIESYLGGQAGAGAVADILFGEVNPSGKLAETFPKKLSHNPSYLNFPGEGNKVEYREGVFVGYRYYDKKEIEPLFPFGYGLSYTTFEYTDITVDKKEITDKETIEVKVKVKNTGKVKGKEIVQLYVKDIESTLNRPEKELKGFEKIELEPGEEKTVTFTLDKRAFAYYNTEIKDWHVESGEFEILVGRSSKDIELKETVKLNSTVTIKKKYDRNSTIGDLMEDPTGAQIIDELIQKLSKVGGMFSQDDHKSNEMVLAMIKYMPLRGLINFGKGQFTEEMLEEIHEKVNK; encoded by the coding sequence GTGGAAAGAGACATAAAAAGCCTAATCTCGCAGATGACACTTGAAGAAAAAGCAAGTCTATGTTCAGGTTTAGACAATTGGCACACAAAACCCATAGAAAGGTTAGGAATACCTTCAATAAGGATGAGTGATGGACCTCACGGATTAAGAAAAGAAGATGAAAATTCTGAAGAAGAGATCTTAAAAAACAGTATTCCCTCAACATGTTTTCCAACAGCAGCTACTACAGCATGTTCTTGGGATAGGGAATTAATAAAACAGTTAGGAAAAGCACTTGCAGAAGAATGTCAAGCAGAAGAAGTAGACATAATCTTAGGACCAGCAATCAACATAAAAAGGTCACCACTTTGCGGAAGAAACTTTGAATACTTCTCAGAAGATCCATATCTATCAGGTCAATTAGCAACAGCCTACATACAAGCAGTACAAAGTTTAGGAGTAGGAACTTCCTTAAAACATTACGCAGCAAATAACCAAGAGCACAGAAGATTCACAATAGATGAAATAATAGATGAAAGGACGTTAAGAGAAATATACCTCACAAACTTTGAAGGACCGGTAAAAGAAGGAAATCCTTGGACAGTCATGTGCTCATACAACAGGATAAATGGAACATTAGCTTCAGAAAACAGATACACACTAACAGATATATTAAGGAACGAATGGGGATTTGAAGGGTTTGTAGTATCAGACTGGGGAGCGGTAAATGAAAGGGTAGAAGCAATAAAAGCAGGTCTTGACTTAGAGATGCCATCAAGTTATGGTATAGGAGACAAAAAGATAGTAGAAGCAGTAAAACGAGGAGAACTTGACGAAAAAATATTAGACCAAACAGTAGAAAGACTATTAAAAATCATATTCAAAGCGATAGAAAACAGGAAAGAAAACGCAACTTACAACAAAGAAGAACATCACAAACTTGCAAGAAAGATAGCAACAGAAAGCATAGTACTACTAAAGAACCAAGACAACATCCTCCCACTAAAAAAAGAAGGAACCATAGCAATAATAGGAGGATTTGCAAAAAATCCAAGATATCAAGGAGGAGGAAGTTCACACGTCAATCCAACAAAACTAGATAATGCACTAGAAGAAATAGAAAAGATAGTTCAAGGGAAAGCAAACGTTTTATATGAAGAAGGATACAGTTTGGAAACAGATGAAATGAACCAAGAACTCATAGAAAAAGCAAAAGAAACAGCAAAGAAATCGGATGTAGCGATAATCTTTGCAGGATTACCAGAAAGATACGAATCGGAAGGATACGATAGAACACACATGAAAATGCCAGAAAACCACAACAAATTAATAGAAGAAGTGACAAAGGTACAACCAAACACAATAGTAGTATTAAGTAACGGATCGCCAGTAGAGATGCCTTGGGTAGATAAAGTAAAAGGGATAATAGAAAGTTACTTAGGTGGCCAAGCTGGAGCTGGAGCGGTAGCAGACATACTCTTTGGAGAAGTAAACCCAAGTGGAAAACTAGCAGAAACCTTCCCAAAGAAACTAAGTCATAACCCATCATACTTAAACTTTCCTGGAGAAGGAAACAAAGTAGAGTACAGAGAAGGAGTCTTTGTAGGATACAGATACTACGACAAAAAAGAGATAGAACCACTATTCCCATTTGGATATGGACTAAGTTATACAACGTTTGAATACACAGATATAACTGTAGACAAAAAAGAAATAACAGACAAAGAAACAATAGAGGTAAAAGTTAAAGTAAAAAATACAGGAAAAGTAAAAGGCAAAGAGATAGTACAACTATACGTAAAAGATATAGAAAGCACATTAAACAGACCCGAAAAAGAATTAAAAGGATTTGAAAAGATAGAATTAGAGCCAGGAGAAGAAAAGACAGTAACATTCACATTAGACAAAAGAGCTTTTGCATATTACAACACAGAAATAAAAGATTGGCATGTAGAAAGTGGAGAGTTTGAGATATTGGTAGGTAGATCATCAAAAGATATAGAATTAAAAGAAACAGTTAAACTGAATTCAACGGTTACTATCAAGAAAAAATACGATAGGAATTCAACAATAGGTGATTTAATGGAAGATCCAACAGGTGCTCAAATAATAGACGAGCTTATTCAAAAACTAAGTAAAGTTGGAGGAATGTTCTCACAAGACGATCACAAAAGTAATGAAATGGTGTTAGCAATGATAAAATATATGCCACTAAGAGGGTTAATAAACTTTGGAAAAGGGCAGTTCACAGAAGAAATGTTGGAAGAGATTCATGAAAAGGTAAATAAATAA